From Flavobacterium sp. 102, a single genomic window includes:
- a CDS encoding nucleoid-associated protein: MINLFNAHIESLSIHRVGNKSRNEAIFLSDQPYGLNDEIVPLLKEYFFKPFREKEENYFQFAHDVDLEYNDMYNLATEIFTNPNDTHEVSKKITKHLFEQSNHPHIKNGEVYVAHLTNVSIDNNVVDAIGVFKSEIKSDFMQFEEKGTTLEMILQQGINLNKLDKGCLIFNYKKEEGYKILTIDSNRYDARYWLEHFLSVDAFQDENFYTKKYLKFCQGFAKDVVLPAEDKKEEVMFMNRSVNYFAKNDEFEESKFLNEVLDNPDLIPEFKNYKVDKGEKYSIEDITNFPIANAAVTDARKSIKNVINLDTNIQIKLDFINPESAEKYVEKGWDEEKQMYYYLVYFNKEQKS, translated from the coding sequence ATGATAAACCTATTTAACGCCCACATCGAATCCTTATCCATACACCGAGTTGGAAACAAAAGTCGTAACGAAGCCATTTTCCTTTCAGACCAACCTTATGGTTTGAATGACGAAATTGTGCCACTTTTAAAAGAATATTTCTTTAAACCATTCCGTGAAAAGGAAGAAAATTACTTTCAGTTTGCACATGATGTCGATTTAGAATACAATGACATGTACAACTTAGCGACGGAGATTTTCACCAATCCGAATGATACACATGAAGTTTCTAAAAAAATCACTAAACACTTATTCGAACAATCAAACCATCCGCATATTAAGAATGGTGAAGTTTATGTAGCACATTTGACCAATGTTTCAATTGATAATAATGTAGTCGATGCGATTGGTGTTTTCAAAAGCGAAATCAAATCAGATTTTATGCAATTTGAAGAAAAAGGCACAACGTTAGAAATGATTTTGCAACAAGGAATCAACTTGAATAAATTAGACAAAGGTTGCTTGATTTTCAATTACAAAAAAGAAGAAGGTTACAAGATTTTAACCATTGACAGCAATCGTTATGACGCCCGTTATTGGTTAGAGCATTTCCTTTCAGTTGATGCATTTCAGGATGAAAATTTCTATACCAAAAAGTATTTAAAATTCTGTCAAGGGTTTGCCAAAGACGTCGTTCTTCCGGCTGAAGACAAGAAAGAAGAGGTGATGTTTATGAACCGTTCGGTAAATTATTTTGCCAAAAATGACGAATTCGAAGAAAGCAAATTCCTCAACGAAGTACTTGACAATCCCGATTTGATTCCGGAGTTTAAAAACTATAAAGTCGATAAGGGCGAAAAATACAGCATCGAAGACATCACCAATTTCCCTATTGCTAATGCGGCCGTAACTGATGCCCGAAAGTCAATCAAAAACGTGATTAATTTAGATACCAATATTCAAATCAAGCTCGATTTTATCAACCCTGAAAGTGCCGAGAAATATGTAGAAAAAGGTTGGGACGAAGAAAAGCAAATGTATTATTACTTGGTTTACTTCAACAAAGAACAAAAGAGTTAG
- a CDS encoding four helix bundle protein: MSNFRNLQVWQKSMTLTTNIYFSTKSFPKEEIFGLTSQIRRSAISIPSNIAEGFGRDSNKDYLRFLNFSIASLFELQTQLEIGKNIEYITTQEFNKIYEDSRELERMLVSFINKIKERD; this comes from the coding sequence ATGAGCAACTTTAGAAATCTTCAAGTATGGCAGAAATCCATGACACTAACTACCAATATTTATTTTTCAACCAAGAGTTTTCCCAAAGAGGAAATATTTGGATTAACATCACAAATAAGAAGAAGTGCAATATCGATTCCCAGTAACATAGCCGAAGGCTTTGGAAGAGATAGCAACAAAGATTACCTTAGATTTTTAAACTTTTCAATAGCCTCATTATTTGAATTGCAAACACAATTAGAAATCGGAAAAAATATAGAATACATAACCACACAAGAATTTAACAAAATATACGAAGACAGTCGAGAACTAGAAAGAATGTTAGTTTCATTCATCAACAAAATTAAAGAAAGAGACTAA
- a CDS encoding DUF998 domain-containing protein, producing MIKKASVWTGIIGALLFILTTIIAGSLYPNYSHTSQFISELYAVDAPNVDKIRYYFYLPSGILFLLFALFSNVSLPKSGLKTLGFLGIGFGYGIGTIVCSIFNCDIDCNPEFINPSLSQIIHNLMGMITYFIVPFSIFAIGIASKKWNNATKFTTLSYIIAGISFAFVLVLNVNLESPFKGLIQRIIEASIQIWIVFCSLQINKNLINK from the coding sequence ATGATAAAAAAAGCATCCGTTTGGACAGGAATTATTGGCGCATTATTATTCATTTTAACTACAATAATAGCAGGCTCTTTATATCCTAATTATAGTCATACTTCACAATTCATTAGTGAATTGTATGCTGTTGATGCACCAAATGTTGATAAAATCAGGTATTATTTTTATTTGCCAAGTGGTATTTTGTTTCTTTTATTTGCCTTATTCTCAAATGTTTCTTTACCCAAATCTGGTTTGAAAACTCTTGGTTTTTTAGGTATTGGATTTGGTTACGGAATTGGAACTATCGTTTGCAGTATTTTCAATTGTGATATCGATTGTAATCCGGAGTTTATAAACCCAAGTTTATCTCAGATTATTCACAATCTGATGGGAATGATAACCTATTTTATTGTTCCTTTCTCTATTTTCGCCATAGGAATTGCTTCAAAAAAATGGAATAATGCAACCAAGTTCACTACACTAAGTTACATTATTGCTGGTATTTCATTTGCTTTTGTATTGGTTTTGAATGTGAATTTAGAATCGCCTTTCAAAGGATTAATCCAACGAATTATTGAAGCAAGTATTCAAATTTGGATTGTTTTCTGTTCGCTTCAAATCAATAAAAATCTTATCAACAAATAG
- a CDS encoding TonB-dependent receptor, giving the protein MKTIYTLALFLIAFASNAQQIVSGTILDEKSKPIVGANIFIDGTYDGTSSDENGNFKFTTSVKGNQILVISFLTYETLKAPIDVATCQNKSFKLKESVNTLDAVIVTAGTFDAGEKARVSVLKPLDIVTTAGAMGDIVSALMTLPGTQTVAEDGRLFVRGGEADETQTFVDGIRVAQPYGATTANVPTRGRFSPFLFSGMSFSTGGYSAEYGEALSSVLLLNTQDEATEEKTDISLMTVGLGLANTQKWGNNSLSFNTAYINLEPYQKVFPQRADWNKPFQSFSGEAVYRHSFTNGMFKLYAAFDASQFDINSESINNPDKIRVDLDNNNFYLNSSYKGNFGSQWQLFTGLSYGYSQNKIGINLDKVSNLEHSSHLKLKLRKSFSDRVKLSFGGDYFITKFDENFKQYEGDTFNSGYNANIAAFFTETDIFFSKKFAIKLGARLSNNDLLDETVVAPRASLAYKISKNGQFSFAYGSFTQAPRQDYLKYADYLNSEKAQHYILNYQYSKDRRTFRSEIYLKEYSDLVKYDTEASQFDTNFSNTGTGYARGLDIFWRDNKTIKNVEYWVSYSFIDTQRNYKNYSAEVTPSFVANHSLSVVSKWWINKLKSQLSVTNSFTTGRPYNNPNEAEFMNGRTKGYNNLSLGWAYLMTQQKILYFSVSNVLGTANVFGYEYANSPNTDGVYNRRTIRPTADQFFFVGFFWTISENKKDNQLDNL; this is encoded by the coding sequence ATGAAAACAATTTACACTTTAGCTCTTTTTTTAATTGCTTTTGCAAGTAATGCACAACAAATCGTTTCAGGAACAATACTCGATGAAAAAAGCAAACCTATAGTCGGCGCCAATATTTTTATCGATGGTACTTACGACGGTACTTCGTCTGATGAGAATGGGAATTTTAAATTTACGACTTCAGTTAAAGGCAATCAGATTTTAGTGATTAGTTTCTTGACTTACGAAACTTTAAAAGCGCCCATTGATGTAGCGACTTGCCAAAACAAATCTTTCAAACTCAAAGAAAGTGTCAACACACTCGATGCCGTTATCGTAACCGCAGGAACTTTTGACGCAGGCGAAAAAGCCAGAGTTTCGGTTTTAAAACCTTTAGATATTGTAACCACAGCCGGTGCCATGGGTGATATTGTTTCGGCACTGATGACATTACCCGGAACACAAACCGTTGCCGAAGACGGAAGATTATTTGTTCGTGGTGGTGAAGCCGATGAAACCCAAACTTTTGTAGATGGAATTCGAGTAGCACAACCTTATGGTGCAACTACGGCTAATGTTCCGACACGGGGTAGATTTTCCCCTTTTTTATTCAGCGGAATGTCATTCTCTACCGGTGGTTATTCAGCGGAGTATGGCGAAGCGTTGTCGAGTGTTTTGTTATTGAATACGCAAGACGAAGCCACAGAAGAGAAAACCGATATTTCGTTGATGACGGTTGGTTTAGGTTTGGCGAATACCCAAAAATGGGGCAATAATTCGTTGAGTTTTAATACCGCATATATTAATTTGGAACCCTATCAAAAAGTGTTTCCCCAACGTGCCGATTGGAACAAGCCTTTTCAATCGTTTTCCGGCGAAGCGGTTTACCGACATAGTTTTACCAATGGAATGTTTAAATTATACGCGGCGTTTGATGCGTCCCAGTTTGACATCAACAGTGAATCTATCAATAATCCGGATAAAATCAGAGTAGATTTAGATAACAATAATTTCTATTTGAATTCATCCTACAAAGGTAATTTTGGTTCCCAATGGCAGTTGTTTACCGGTTTGAGTTATGGTTACAGCCAAAATAAAATCGGAATCAATTTAGACAAAGTATCCAATTTAGAACATTCGTCTCATTTGAAATTAAAACTAAGGAAATCTTTTTCAGACAGAGTGAAGTTGTCCTTTGGTGGCGATTACTTCATTACCAAATTTGACGAAAATTTCAAGCAATACGAAGGCGATACTTTCAACAGCGGTTACAATGCCAACATAGCTGCATTTTTTACCGAAACGGATATTTTTTTTTCTAAAAAGTTTGCAATTAAGTTAGGCGCAAGATTATCCAACAACGATTTACTTGACGAAACTGTGGTTGCACCAAGAGCTTCTTTGGCCTATAAAATCTCTAAAAACGGACAGTTTTCTTTTGCCTACGGAAGCTTTACCCAAGCGCCAAGACAAGATTATTTGAAATATGCCGATTATTTGAATAGCGAAAAAGCACAACACTACATTTTAAACTACCAATACAGCAAAGACAGAAGAACTTTTCGCTCCGAGATTTATTTAAAAGAGTATTCTGATTTGGTGAAATACGACACTGAAGCTTCTCAGTTTGATACCAATTTTAGCAATACAGGAACCGGTTATGCCCGAGGTTTGGATATTTTTTGGAGAGACAATAAAACCATCAAAAATGTAGAATATTGGGTTTCGTATTCTTTTATTGATACGCAAAGAAATTATAAAAATTATTCAGCCGAAGTTACCCCAAGTTTTGTCGCCAATCATAGTTTAAGCGTGGTCAGCAAATGGTGGATTAACAAATTAAAATCGCAATTGAGTGTTACCAATTCTTTCACCACCGGAAGACCCTATAACAATCCGAATGAGGCTGAGTTTATGAATGGAAGAACCAAAGGCTATAATAATTTGAGTTTGGGTTGGGCATATTTAATGACACAACAAAAGATTTTGTACTTTTCAGTGTCGAATGTTTTGGGAACAGCAAACGTTTTTGGGTATGAATACGCAAATTCTCCAAATACTGACGGAGTTTACAATCGTAGAACCATCAGACCAACAGCAGATCAGTTTTTCTTTGTAGGTTTCTTTTGGACAATTAGTGAGAATAAGAAGGATAATCAGTTGGATAATCTTTAA
- a CDS encoding 2TM domain-containing protein, giving the protein MKQLIKEIPRAIIISISVFFVLLMIRLITGSKVQFDYALLVNFGYTMLYGFSLYFANASIFIYLDKVFKADRFTPKRILIGFISSFLISIAIIFLLHIFEDVIVEGTSFNDFLSQETFSNYLVAFILTFIVTLAFHAFYFYKAYAENKVKEQKVIAGTASAQFESLKNQIDPHFLFNSLNVLSSLIEENPDNAQRFTTSLSKIYRYVLEQKDKELVSVDEELAFAKTYMNLLKMRFENSINYELPPEFGNPEAKVVPLSLQLLLENTIKHNVASEQKPLNIKIYIENNYLIVENNLQKKEVLQDRKGVGLQNIVNRYALISARKVLVDQTETVFKVKIPILTKQIVIMETKNIYNENMAYMKAKERVEKLKGFYGNLISYCCVIPFLIFINLRTGGFQWFWFPMLGWGMGLTFHAIETFGYGKSWEEKKIQEILNKENSQNNKWS; this is encoded by the coding sequence ATGAAACAATTGATAAAAGAAATTCCAAGAGCCATAATCATTTCCATCAGCGTCTTTTTTGTGTTGTTGATGATTAGGTTAATCACAGGAAGTAAAGTTCAGTTTGATTACGCTTTACTGGTAAACTTTGGTTACACCATGCTTTACGGATTTTCATTATACTTTGCCAATGCATCTATTTTTATCTATTTGGATAAAGTTTTCAAAGCGGATCGATTTACGCCCAAAAGAATATTAATTGGTTTTATTTCTTCGTTCCTAATTTCCATTGCGATTATTTTTTTATTACACATTTTTGAAGATGTAATTGTCGAAGGCACTTCGTTTAATGATTTTCTAAGCCAAGAAACATTTAGTAATTATTTGGTAGCTTTTATTCTGACTTTCATTGTGACACTGGCTTTTCACGCATTTTATTTTTATAAGGCTTACGCCGAAAATAAAGTCAAAGAGCAAAAAGTTATCGCCGGAACCGCATCGGCACAATTTGAAAGTTTAAAAAACCAAATCGACCCACATTTCTTATTCAACAGTTTGAATGTATTGAGTTCGTTGATAGAGGAAAACCCGGATAATGCGCAGCGATTTACGACTTCATTGTCTAAAATTTACCGCTATGTTTTGGAACAAAAAGACAAAGAATTGGTTTCGGTTGATGAAGAATTGGCTTTCGCCAAAACGTATATGAATTTGCTCAAAATGCGTTTTGAAAACAGCATCAACTATGAATTGCCGCCTGAATTTGGGAATCCTGAGGCTAAGGTTGTACCGCTTTCGTTGCAACTTTTATTGGAAAACACCATCAAGCACAATGTTGCGAGTGAACAAAAACCGTTGAACATCAAGATTTATATTGAAAATAATTATTTAATCGTTGAGAATAATTTACAAAAGAAAGAAGTCTTGCAAGACCGTAAAGGCGTTGGACTTCAGAACATCGTGAATCGTTATGCTTTGATTTCGGCACGCAAAGTTTTGGTCGATCAAACCGAAACTGTGTTTAAAGTAAAAATTCCGATTTTAACCAAACAAATAGTCATCATGGAAACTAAAAATATCTACAATGAAAATATGGCTTACATGAAAGCCAAAGAGCGAGTGGAAAAGCTCAAAGGATTTTACGGGAATTTAATTTCGTATTGTTGCGTGATTCCGTTTTTAATTTTTATCAATTTGAGAACCGGCGGATTTCAATGGTTTTGGTTCCCAATGTTGGGTTGGGGAATGGGATTAACGTTTCATGCTATAGAAACTTTCGGCTACGGAAAATCGTGGGAAGAAAAGAAAATTCAGGAGATTTTAAACAAAGAAAATAGTCAAAACAACAAATGGAGTTAG
- a CDS encoding 2TM domain-containing protein, which translates to MENSNELLEQMIRERVQKLKQFYIHLFIYIIGITIYVAKTYFGVPINFWPIRFINEFVMWIWTFFLVVQALQLFFVQKVFGTNWEQKRIHKIIEKEKIEKQKWQ; encoded by the coding sequence ATGGAAAATTCGAACGAGCTTTTGGAACAAATGATTAGAGAACGCGTACAAAAATTAAAACAGTTTTACATTCACTTGTTCATCTATATCATTGGGATTACGATTTATGTGGCCAAAACGTATTTTGGTGTTCCGATTAACTTTTGGCCTATCCGATTTATCAATGAGTTTGTAATGTGGATTTGGACATTCTTCCTAGTTGTTCAGGCACTTCAATTGTTTTTTGTGCAAAAAGTTTTTGGGACTAATTGGGAACAAAAGCGAATTCATAAAATAATCGAAAAAGAAAAAATTGAAAAACAAAAATGGCAATAA
- a CDS encoding 2TM domain-containing protein yields METNNDFERYQRAKKQVEQIKGFYGHLTSYILVMAVLIFINLKYTPQYLWFFWSMMGWGIGLLFHAMKVFNWFPFFNQEWEEKKIKEYMEEENKRNKFE; encoded by the coding sequence ATGGAAACAAACAACGACTTCGAAAGATACCAGCGCGCCAAAAAACAAGTCGAACAAATCAAAGGGTTTTACGGACATTTGACTTCTTATATCTTGGTAATGGCGGTTTTAATCTTTATCAATTTAAAATACACACCACAATATCTTTGGTTTTTTTGGTCGATGATGGGTTGGGGAATAGGTTTGTTATTTCACGCTATGAAAGTATTCAATTGGTTTCCGTTCTTCAACCAAGAATGGGAAGAAAAAAAGATTAAAGAATACATGGAAGAAGAAAATAAAAGAAATAAATTTGAATAA
- a CDS encoding 2TM domain-containing protein: MENLDEIKYQEAVKRVKKIKGFYTHAAVYVVINIILLIVNVQNSSEGIFRWENVTTPLFWGIGLVAHGFSVFMPTMIFGKDWEAKKIKELMEKEKKNKWE; encoded by the coding sequence ATGGAAAATCTAGACGAAATCAAATACCAAGAAGCGGTAAAAAGAGTAAAGAAAATCAAAGGTTTCTATACGCATGCTGCTGTTTATGTGGTGATTAACATCATATTGCTGATTGTAAATGTTCAGAATTCCTCCGAAGGTATTTTTCGTTGGGAAAACGTAACCACGCCTTTATTCTGGGGAATTGGTTTGGTTGCACACGGATTTTCAGTGTTTATGCCAACCATGATTTTCGGTAAAGATTGGGAAGCCAAGAAGATTAAGGAATTGATGGAAAAGGAGAAGAAGAATAAATGGGAGTAA
- a CDS encoding LytTR family DNA-binding domain-containing protein, whose amino-acid sequence MNIIIIEDEKPAARLLQRKVEKLGLQVNTMLHSVEESIHWFNSNTHPDLIFLDIQLSDGLSFEIFENIDIKSAVIFTTAYDEYALRAFKLNSIDYLLKPIDEDDLETAINKFKSRNIAAPNLSLDFEMIKKMLVNPIDRVYKKRFTIKMGQQLKMINIEEVECFYSENKGTYLHTIDNRDYLLDNTLEQLETELDPKDFYRVSRKFIIPMKGIKEIQLHSNSRLKVILPTYKDDEIIVARERVNDFKEWLG is encoded by the coding sequence ATGAATATTATCATTATTGAAGATGAGAAACCGGCCGCAAGATTACTCCAACGCAAAGTGGAAAAATTGGGTTTGCAAGTCAATACCATGTTACATTCTGTGGAAGAATCTATCCATTGGTTCAATTCGAATACGCATCCCGATTTGATTTTTTTGGATATCCAATTGTCAGACGGTTTGTCGTTTGAAATTTTCGAAAACATAGACATCAAAAGTGCGGTGATTTTTACGACAGCTTATGACGAATATGCTTTGCGTGCGTTCAAATTGAACAGTATTGATTATTTATTAAAACCGATAGACGAAGACGATTTAGAAACCGCCATTAACAAATTCAAGTCCCGAAATATAGCGGCGCCCAATTTGTCTTTAGACTTTGAAATGATTAAAAAAATGTTGGTTAACCCTATTGACAGGGTTTACAAAAAACGTTTCACTATCAAAATGGGACAACAACTAAAAATGATTAATATTGAGGAAGTCGAATGTTTTTACAGCGAAAATAAAGGCACTTATTTGCATACAATAGATAACCGTGATTATTTGCTCGACAACACTTTGGAACAACTCGAAACTGAACTCGATCCAAAAGATTTTTACCGTGTTTCTCGCAAATTCATTATCCCGATGAAAGGCATTAAAGAGATTCAATTGCACAGCAATTCAAGACTAAAAGTCATTTTGCCCACTTACAAAGACGATGAGATTATCGTGGCGCGAGAAAGGGTGAATGATTTTAAGGAATGGTTGGGATAA
- a CDS encoding OmpA family protein, with protein sequence MIKSFLILLFLHPFILSSQNQSQYPDVIIDSYNSKTKTKDAFYGGSKVPSRQIVVSLDSLFYKNNCFISLPQGSYVIVGFTNNYIIDAPNQNDIFIEEVGGAGEYADVLVSSDNAEYTFLGVAGNGSVNEFDLAKITYEKQVKYIKIVGKDNKGASPGFDLGSVYGLPGANRYEEVVILENVLFQTNKSVLLEQSYTPLDKLVQQLQTNKLIKIEIRGHTDNAGKEAKNQVLSEQRAKAVLNYLISKGIETNRFSCKGFGSTQPITSNDTEEGREKNRRVEFVKTE encoded by the coding sequence ATGATTAAGTCATTTCTAATTCTTCTCTTCTTACATCCTTTCATTTTATCTTCTCAAAACCAAAGCCAATATCCCGATGTAATAATTGATTCCTACAACAGCAAAACCAAAACAAAGGATGCCTTTTACGGAGGTTCAAAAGTTCCATCAAGGCAAATCGTAGTCTCTTTAGATTCTCTTTTCTATAAAAATAATTGTTTTATAAGTTTACCACAAGGTAGTTATGTAATAGTAGGATTTACAAATAACTATATCATTGATGCTCCCAATCAAAATGATATTTTTATTGAAGAGGTTGGCGGTGCTGGAGAATATGCTGATGTGCTTGTAAGTTCCGATAATGCGGAGTACACATTTTTAGGAGTAGCCGGCAATGGGAGTGTTAATGAATTTGATTTGGCCAAAATCACTTATGAGAAACAGGTAAAATACATTAAAATTGTTGGTAAAGATAATAAAGGTGCCTCACCGGGTTTTGACTTGGGAAGTGTTTATGGATTGCCGGGAGCCAATAGATATGAAGAGGTTGTGATTTTAGAAAACGTATTGTTCCAAACCAATAAATCGGTTTTATTAGAGCAGTCTTATACACCGTTAGATAAATTAGTCCAACAATTACAAACTAATAAATTAATAAAAATAGAAATAAGAGGCCATACCGATAACGCAGGCAAGGAAGCTAAAAATCAAGTACTTTCGGAACAGCGTGCCAAAGCGGTTTTAAACTATCTTATTTCAAAAGGCATTGAAACCAATCGATTTTCCTGTAAAGGATTTGGGAGCACCCAACCCATTACCTCTAATGATACCGAAGAAGGACGAGAAAAAAACAGGCGAGTTGAATTCGTGAAAACGGAATAA
- a CDS encoding TlpA disulfide reductase family protein: MKLLYTLSIFFTLTFVNSSSAQITVYEKFDAFEKAIIKENDTVYVINFWATWCAPCIKELPYFEKLHTDNKKIKVIFVSLDSQKDLEKKLIPFVEKKKITAEVLLLSDKDYNSWLSKIDNDWSGAIPATLIIHGKKKIFAEREFESFAELNDYVNSFINLN; encoded by the coding sequence ATGAAATTACTTTACACTTTATCCATCTTTTTCACGCTGACATTTGTCAATAGTTCATCGGCACAAATAACGGTTTATGAAAAGTTTGATGCTTTTGAAAAAGCTATTATTAAAGAAAACGATACTGTTTATGTGATTAATTTTTGGGCGACTTGGTGCGCACCGTGTATCAAAGAGTTGCCTTATTTTGAAAAGCTGCATACGGATAACAAGAAGATTAAAGTTATTTTTGTCAGTCTCGATAGCCAAAAAGACTTAGAAAAAAAGCTCATTCCGTTTGTGGAAAAGAAAAAAATAACCGCAGAGGTTTTATTGTTAAGCGACAAAGATTACAATTCTTGGTTGTCTAAAATCGACAACGATTGGTCGGGTGCTATTCCGGCGACATTAATTATACACGGTAAAAAGAAAATATTCGCCGAACGCGAGTTTGAAAGTTTTGCCGAACTCAATGACTACGTTAACTCATTTATCAATCTAAATTAA
- a CDS encoding thioredoxin family protein: MKFLPLLIVFFSTLFAGDNAVSEGYQPGDKATDFKLKSVDGKMYSMADYKDAKGFIVVFTCNTCPFAVKYEDRINAIAKKYKKQGYVLLAINPNDPAVQPADTYDLMQDKAKEKGFVFPYLVDEGQKIYPQYGATKTPHVFLLDKNLVVKYIGAIDDNSDDASAVKEKYLENAIAALDKGSDPSPAQTKAIGCSIKAKKKV; encoded by the coding sequence ATGAAATTTTTACCCTTACTTATTGTTTTCTTCAGCACTTTGTTTGCTGGAGATAATGCGGTTTCCGAAGGTTATCAACCCGGAGACAAAGCAACTGATTTTAAACTGAAATCCGTTGACGGAAAAATGTACAGCATGGCCGATTACAAAGACGCCAAAGGTTTTATTGTTGTATTTACTTGTAATACTTGTCCGTTTGCGGTTAAGTACGAAGACAGAATCAACGCGATAGCAAAGAAATATAAAAAACAAGGTTATGTGCTTTTAGCTATCAATCCAAATGATCCGGCTGTTCAACCTGCAGACACTTATGATTTAATGCAAGACAAAGCCAAAGAAAAGGGTTTTGTATTTCCATATTTGGTTGATGAAGGACAAAAGATTTACCCACAATATGGCGCTACAAAAACACCTCATGTTTTTTTATTAGACAAAAACTTGGTGGTAAAATACATTGGCGCTATTGATGACAATTCAGATGATGCTTCTGCTGTAAAAGAAAAATACTTGGAAAACGCCATCGCGGCGTTGGATAAAGGAAGTGATCCTTCTCCTGCACAGACCAAAGCAATTGGTTGTTCGATAAAAGCTAAGAAAAAAGTATAA
- a CDS encoding CsbD family protein: MPNSKEIEGNWEQLKGKLKQKYADLTDDDLLYDEGKEQEMWGRLQEKIGKTEKEIKALFD, encoded by the coding sequence ATGCCAAATTCAAAAGAGATTGAAGGAAATTGGGAACAGCTTAAAGGAAAACTTAAGCAAAAATACGCAGACTTAACCGATGATGATTTGCTTTATGACGAAGGCAAAGAACAAGAAATGTGGGGAAGATTACAGGAAAAGATAGGAAAAACAGAAAAAGAAATTAAAGCATTATTTGACTAA
- a CDS encoding CDP-alcohol phosphatidyltransferase family protein translates to MSKLAAQDKFLDLSDYGRSFGRFFANQLKDSRFTPIHVTLLFGLSGLIAFYCILEHHYFLAGFFIILKSGIDAADGELARLKNTPSYSGRYLDSVFDIVLNFMFLMAICYVSETTIWFTILAFIGLQLQGTLYNYYYVILRNKSVGSDSTSKIFEYKTPKALPGETQKTVNILFKIYQIVYGKFDKIIHALDPEAYKVKTFPNWFMSLLSLYGLGFQLLIIAVMLPMGWIELIAPFFIVYTLLIFALIGIRKKYIM, encoded by the coding sequence ATGTCTAAACTTGCCGCTCAAGATAAATTTTTAGATTTGTCTGATTATGGAAGATCTTTCGGGAGATTTTTCGCGAATCAATTAAAAGATTCCCGCTTTACACCTATTCATGTTACCTTACTTTTTGGTCTTTCCGGACTGATTGCCTTTTATTGCATTTTGGAACATCATTATTTCCTCGCTGGCTTTTTCATCATTCTAAAATCGGGTATTGATGCAGCAGATGGAGAATTGGCCAGATTAAAAAACACTCCTTCTTATTCAGGAAGATATCTGGACAGTGTGTTTGATATTGTCTTAAACTTTATGTTTTTAATGGCGATTTGCTATGTTTCTGAAACTACCATTTGGTTTACAATCTTGGCTTTTATCGGTCTTCAATTACAAGGTACTTTGTATAATTACTATTATGTGATTTTAAGAAATAAATCTGTTGGTAGCGATAGTACCAGTAAAATATTTGAATACAAAACACCCAAAGCTTTACCGGGAGAAACGCAGAAAACGGTCAATATTTTGTTCAAAATTTATCAAATCGTTTATGGAAAGTTTGACAAAATAATTCACGCTTTAGATCCGGAAGCTTACAAAGTAAAAACCTTTCCTAATTGGTTTATGAGTTTACTTTCTTTATACGGATTAGGTTTTCAATTGCTAATTATAGCAGTAATGTTGCCTATGGGTTGGATCGAATTAATTGCACCGTTTTTTATTGTCTACACCTTACTAATCTTTGCTTTGATTGGCATTCGAAAAAAATACATTATGTGA